The Shinella zoogloeoides genome includes a region encoding these proteins:
- a CDS encoding D-amino-acid transaminase, protein MGRIVYIHGQFVPEEEARIGLFDRGFLFGDAIYEVTAVINGRMIDNDLHLARLERSVGELAIPLPLPMEEIAAVQMELMARNGLRDGTIYLHVSRGEADRDFFYSDGLAPRLVGFTQAKVLTGTKGQREGISVDLAEDPRWQRRDIKTAMLLGQVMAKQAARARGFDDVWLVEGGLVTEGASATAHVITADGRILTRAASQATLPGCTQRALARLCAAEGLTIEERAFSPEEAQGAAEAFQTSASSLVMPVVRIGECTVGDGRPGPMTRKLQALYLEAAGVPV, encoded by the coding sequence ATGGGCAGGATCGTCTATATCCACGGTCAATTCGTGCCGGAGGAGGAGGCCCGCATCGGGCTTTTCGACCGCGGCTTCCTGTTCGGCGATGCCATCTACGAGGTGACGGCCGTCATCAACGGCCGGATGATCGACAACGACCTTCATCTTGCCCGTCTCGAACGCTCGGTGGGGGAACTCGCCATTCCGCTGCCGCTGCCGATGGAGGAGATCGCCGCAGTGCAGATGGAGCTGATGGCCCGCAACGGCCTGCGGGACGGCACGATCTACCTGCATGTCTCGCGCGGCGAGGCGGACCGCGACTTCTTCTATTCGGACGGGCTCGCGCCGCGGCTCGTCGGCTTCACGCAGGCAAAGGTGCTGACCGGCACCAAAGGCCAGCGGGAGGGCATTTCCGTCGATCTGGCAGAGGATCCGCGCTGGCAGCGGCGGGATATCAAGACCGCCATGCTGCTCGGCCAGGTCATGGCCAAGCAGGCAGCGCGCGCCCGTGGCTTCGACGACGTATGGCTGGTGGAGGGCGGACTGGTGACGGAGGGCGCATCTGCGACGGCCCATGTCATCACCGCCGACGGGCGCATCCTCACCCGCGCCGCCTCGCAGGCGACGCTGCCCGGCTGCACGCAGCGCGCCCTTGCCCGGCTCTGCGCCGCCGAGGGGCTCACCATCGAGGAGCGCGCCTTTTCGCCGGAAGAGGCGCAGGGCGCCGCCGAGGCGTTCCAGACCTCCGCCTCCAGCCTCGTCATGCCCGTCGTGCGCATCGGCGAGTGCACGGTCGGCGATGGCAGGCCCGGCCCGATGACGCGAAAACTCCAGGCCCTCTATCTGGAAGCGGCCGGCGTTCCGGTTTAG